The segment atttaagtattatatataaatatattatatatatataatatttttttttaattatacttTTATATGGTGAATGccatttattcatatattataattacaaatttacctataaataaaaatagaagaaaaaaaaaaaaaatagccacatatatttaatatatatatatataatttatatattaaaatttagaataaaaatttcattaataatttattctaataatatatatatatatataatcatttttatattaatatataaatatatatttataatattatattatattatattattttatttattcttttaaataatttatatatttaaaaataaaagatgttacattttaatttataaaatggtATAAACGTAATAGATccataattttaaaataatattttaaacctttgaatttatatattattataatatatatataagagaaatcgaaagaaatgaaaaggatTGTTATGAAgaatatttatgaaaatattattatataaaaaaatagaacTTTTAAAGCTCAGTATAATTTCCTGTAACAAAGATATatccaaatatatatatatatatatatatatatatatattatatatactactACGAAAGTTtaagaatattattacaattttttatagctattttaattatataaatttgaaataattttagtttcataaaaaaaaaaaaaaagagcaGAAAATTTGTATACgagttcattttttttattacccTTCAGAAAAGCAGATactttgaaaaataaaatatatgtaaatattatagCTTTTACTTTAGCAatccataatattataatataaccaAGTGAATACACATAAAGTAAGGATTCGAAGAAAAAAGATGTCGGgggtaataaaatatttccgATTCTGAgtttataagtatatatataagaacaaTTATGTGAACAAattaatcaaaaaaatatatatatatatatatatatattattttatttttgttcatataattttttttttttttttttttaccattATGgtgtattttaataaatatataaattttttttttttttttttctttttttgacaaccaagatataatattttttgtatgtctgaatattataaaattttttctcTATTTAATATTTGAACATTTTTAACTGACTTAAttcttaaaattttttatgtgtatgtatgtgtatatatatatatatatatatatttttaatattttattaaaaataaaaatttgacATAAAACAGaacaaaattaatattctaatataacttataaagtaaaaaaaggaaattataatatgaaaaaagaacataaaaaatatatataaatatatctttatatatatttgtgtatatattttatcttaaAATGTATATGGAGAAAAAAAGTATGAACAATGGAAAATATTTCAATAGAGAATATCAATGTCAATGaaattcataataaaaaaaggaaacaaAATGtagttcaaaaaaaaaatacaagtaATCATGAGATGATAAATACGTCCACAGATATAGTTATATGTGGTGAAAATCACAAACCtaaagaattaataaaaaggacaaaaaaaaaaagtaaaatatcaAATGCAGGAAATATGGAAATTTCTCAAGAAAATGATGAGGGAAAAAATAGTTTATCATTAGAAGGTTATTTAAAGAATGGGGATAATATAGATGatgtttataattataattctagtaataataatgaagaagatgaaaaaaatgtagatataataaataatgattataaaacaaaagatgatacaaataatattctaatacttaacaataataataataataataataataaattgaatAGTATCTTACCCCAAGATAacagtgatgataataaaagtataaatatttgtgaagatggtaatataaataatgaaaataaaaaaaaaaaaaataataaagaaattatatcCGAATTAAAGAATACTCTTAATATTGTTGAAAATTCAAATGCTCAACATAATATTGAAGgtttaaataaagaagaaattacTATGCTTGATTCATGGTATTTTGCTAATAAGATGAAAATTATTCCATACTTATTTGACGATAAAcccatacatataaatttattgaattcgttatatatgttacatccatattttaaaaaccataagacaaaaattataatatatttaaggtttgtaaaaaataaatatcaaaatattataaagaagaatagtgaaaaatataataatcaaaCAATAGAAATCGAATGTAAGGCAACCATGTTAAAGATATTAGgaaataaaattgaaaattTTAAAGATATTCAATATATGGATAAAGTTATTACCTtaatacaaaatgaaaattcttatattaatatcaaatattttttcctttttattttagatGTATctaatgattatataatatatgaaaattttttacAACAAAATggattattatgtataaaaaatattttacataatattgctgagaaaaaaattataaaaaaaaatatacctttattaattatattattgaaCTTTctgaaaaatttaaatattaatctCAATCATTTAAAAACAACCCTTATCGGCATACCTATAAATTTCATAGCAAGGAATAAAATagatgaacaaaataatttggATTACGTCACAGATAATAGCAAAGTTATACAACTAGCAAAAgagttaataaataaatggaaATTAATAAGAGACCAAGCtttaaataacaataataataataataataatgaaaatcaAAATGATCAGAATGGCCAAATAGAAATTGTAAATATTAACAAAGTAGAAAAAGATATAGAAGAAgcacaaaaagaaaatgcaaataataataataataataataattttatgtcTAATATGATTAATGCTACAACAAATCATCATATAAACATTATAAATGATACTAAAccaaaatcaaataaaaaatcagCCAATTCGGtttcaaaaaatgaaaataaaaatatcatgCTTGAAAttattgataatataaatgaagaatatgaaaaaaaaaaaaaaagacatttggaatataaaaaagccAAAATTGAaggtaaaattaaaaaattcagTGCTCTAAAAAATAGTacagaaataaaaaaaaaaacagaaaatCTATTAATCAATTTAAGTAAGGATAACTTGATTCGTCCCcatagtgataataataataataacaataataataatagaattCATTCTAACCCTatgattaataataatattttgtctCATAATATGAATGGAATGGATTATAATGGTATATATTCCAATgatagaaaaaattataataataataataatattattaataatgaacatTTAAGCAGAGATATATACAATGATGGTATGGCTAGTTCGTATAATCATATGAACAAAAATGTTCATTCACAAAATTATACAAGGATGGGAGATCATTCCATGGATTCTCCAAactatatgaataaatataatatgaataatagaCATAATTCAAACGAGGCATCAACAAATAGGCAACCCTTTCCTCAGTATGGTCCAATAAATACACCACCAtccataaataaaaaaaatgctcacagtaataataataataataataataataataaatatattaatgataattattataataacaatagtaTGATTCCTAATAAATATAGTCCAGATGGTAGATATTCACCATCCAACCTTCACACAAAACAATTTcagaatgaaaaatatggtaACGTTTCTCCACATATAAATGATCccttaataaataaaaataactatGAGAGACATAATTATAATCCTTCGAATCGTCACACGTATGACCGAAAAAGCaatgaaaagaattataAGCCATCCAAATTTTCAACAAAAAGAACAAACAAATTTACATATGATGAATCACcatttgataataatataaatgtaaaagatgcaaaacaaaatataaaagatccctttgaatattattctaataataatatgcagAAGGaaccatataaaaataataaaaaattagaaatagaaaatataagaaatctACTTAATATTGATGCAAATGTGTCTTCACAgcaatatgataataatgatataaatgaacaaatGAATATACAAACAATGaagaatgataataattttaaaaattcaaaaCAAAAGCGTATCATGGAACAGTTTGAAAGTCTGAATTTATTACTCAACGGcagtaatattaataataacaacaacaataataataataataataacaataataataataataataataataataataataataatatggatgaaCCATTAGATAGTTCCTTAGatgatattttttcattctttaAAAAGTTTGAAAATGTTCAAGAAAATtatcaaattaataaaagtGATTTTATTTATCCAGCTAGCATATTTCAAGATagtgaaataaaaaaaaatgatattattataacatttaaATATGATAGTCATGATAATAttccaatatatataaaatataatacaccatcaaataaaaatatgatcaACACCAaattttcaaataataattatccaAACCAATTAAACAATACAGaaccatataataatatggatcgagatcatattataaaaaattcaaatcaaaattttaatatattaccaTTATCTGAATTATTTCATCAATCAAACataaatgaattaaaatTGCCTCCTATCATGCCACCTATATTAcctaatttaaataattcacaaaatattataccaCCTATAATGTTTCCTTATAACAATTCTAATGATTATactaatacaaatataaattctGCATTTTCATCAGATAATATTTCGTATAACAATAACAGCTCCATAAATGAATTTGTTAAAATTTTTGATGAGGGAATCCAAAAAATTTtacttaaaaataaagacgtaataaataaatatatataaaaaaacaaatatataaaataaaaaaatatatatatatacattatttttgtatacctcaaaaatgaatatgaatatatgtattatatatatatatatatatgtatgtataaatttttcttttaatagtTAGCTAACTTGTTAATGAATAAACCAGATGTTGTACAAAAAATGTTGAAAGGACCACAGTATATTAACGTAAGTTTATATCAATTAGTAcgtggaatatatatatatatatatgtgtatacatCAATTTTAACACatttacttatttatttaaaaatttttttttttttttttaggagGCCTTATCGTCTTTAGAGAacgaattaaaaaattggaatagataataatgaacaatattatatataaaatataatttatatacatatatccatttatcttttaaaatgcgtttatttttacatatgtatattattaaaaaatataacatatattattaatttatttattttattttattttattttattttattttattttgttttaatttttaatttttaatttttttttttttttttttttttttttgtactactatgattatttttttcattttctatttCCCTTCATTTTTAACTAATTTGTAAATgcttataaacaaataaaaaattatataaaattatatccaAAATggatatttaaataaaatatattagaaataaatgtaaaattttatgtacatatatttatataataattaatggGTTTTTCTCACATATGAATaagtttttatattatcagttttgaaaaaacaaaaaaaaaaaaaaaaaaaaaaaaattacaaaaaattagaatctttttttttttaaaatatagaataataaaaaataaaaaaaataaaaatgaaataaaaaaaaaaaataacataaaatacaaacatataactattaaaatgtatatattataaatatgttattatttcttagaaaataatatattatcatacactcaattatttctttattccTATGTCACTAAATTATACTCTCTTCTTATTTTCTTTGCTTCGCCTTATAATAATTCCTCATCCATACTTTGATTGGAATTTATTGAATATGAATTAATATTCTTATTGTCTTCTTGAATTTGTATATTACTTAATAATTCAGTATCCTCCATTTTACAGAATTTATCATCTTCTTTATCATCTTCTTTATCATCTTCTTTATCATCTTCCTTATTATATTCCTTATTATCCTCCTTGttattttccttattatcatccttattattttccttattaaTTTCCTTATTATCTTCCTTCTGGTTCacgtttttatttttgcttTCTTCCGTCAGAAAAATTTTACCATTTTGATCAAAATTTTGAATATCTTTTTCTAACTCTTCATTAAAttgtttaataaaaatatcttcAACCTTATCATATCcgatttcttttatttcttctacAATATTTAGATCAATTAACGTTTTTAaagtattataatttttggtACTTCCAATAGTGTTCACTttatcaaatattttttcacaTTCAACCGCTTTATCATAATCAGGGAAATATTCAGGATTTTCTTCAGGATTTAACAAGTTGACTGGTATATTAGGATAGACTTTATTTAGGTGTTCTTTCCATTTCTTTAATATGGTTGGTAGTAAGGATGGTTTGTATACTCTTGAAAAGAATGCAGCATAagcaaaattattattagataataagatatgtatacatttattaattttatgtagtaaaaaataacaaataaaagcaatattaaatttttggTGATTTAAGCACATTTGTCCTAATTCTTCTATTCCTATTTTATCTCCAAGTGttgataaaattattaataatgaagaaaagtcatttgtttttttataacaatatatagcCATAggtatatcattatatactAAAGCAGTATCtcctaattttttatatttattatgtacaaatgaatcattttcttttctttctaATTCATTAATGATATCTACACATAATTGTAAATTTCCAATTGATAAAGATAATTCAAATTTCTTTTCTAAATCATTACAAATATTTAatgctttatttttatatcccATTTTTTCTAAGAATAaacttaatttattatataaagattctggtatatttttcataatattatctgCTGCTATAAAATCTTGAcccattatatatttctgatATTGTAAATATGTTATTGGTAAAAAGAaactataaaaattaaaatttttatctaataaaaatatacgatcatattcatatacataaccacaaatatataaatatttatcaatatatgcatatatatcaataaatttcttagtataaatatataatcttaAATTTTTcgatatataaagaaaactATCATATATCCATATACCACTTTCTATTGATTCATTAATTTCACTTTCTAATTGGAaataattttcttcatccattttattttctacatGTTGTGGatgatttatatttctattttgtACCCCAATCAATTCAATAtttccattattattactattattattattatttatagtatcattatttttgtttatattatcttttgaTAAGTTTCCATCAgaattcaaataatttaatatatatatactatctTCTGTTGATATAGCTACATATGTACCAGAATCATTCCAGAACACATTTTTCACATTAATGtcaatttttcttattaaagAATAATCACTCCAatcataaaaacaaataaaattatttgattTAACACCTAATAAGTATCCTCCAAATAATTGCGTTATAGTATATGGTGTCTGAAAGATATGATGAGATGTAAAgtctttatatatacttactTTATTCCCCTCATCTTTTATAGCATAATCTCCTGTATGAGACCATACAAAAAAAGAGCTTTTTCCATATGCTTTATTTCTTAATACTTgagatgtatatatattaaattcatGATGTCcatttacacatataaatcTTCCACTTGGATGGAATGATACATTAGTTGGATAAAAATCACAATTTcctaattcttttttatttactttatatatgtctccgtcattataattttcttcttgtacattttgtaaattaataataaaaatatctgtattttttatatatataatcttatTTTTAAACATTGTATATATAGGAACATCCGAACCTATTTGTATAACAACTAAACCTTCATCATAACCTATACATAA is part of the Plasmodium falciparum 3D7 genome assembly, chromosome: 9 genome and harbors:
- a CDS encoding coatomer subunit beta, putative codes for the protein MPLNLDIKKKLNSRIGKVKCVDIHESENWILASLYSGKLVIFDYVNQNTIKNIEVSVFPIRCAKFIEKKQWIICGGDDMTIRVYNYNTFEKIKSFEDHTDYIRYIEVHQTLPYILTSSDDMTIKLYDYENNFEKLCSFENHIHYVMMCKFNPKDTYIFASASLDKTIKIWGVQNNTSVVTKPHFTLSGHTKGVNCIDYSCSGETSYIISGSDDKTIRIWDYHTKQCIQVLSGHTQNISCVIYHSNLPIILSSSEDCNVKIWNSSMFKLESTLNYNMDRCWSLCAKKTKNDLCIGYDEGLVVIQIGSDVPIYTMFKNKIIYIKNTDIFIINLQNVQEENYNDGDIYKVNKKELGNCDFYPTNVSFHPSGRFICVNGHHEFNIYTSQVLRNKAYGKSSFFVWSHTGDYAIKDEGNKVSIYKDFTSHHIFQTPYTITQLFGGYLLGVKSNNFICFYDWSDYSLIRKIDINVKNVFWNDSGTYVAISTEDSIYILNYLNSDGNLSKDNINKNNDTINNNNNSNNNGNIELIGVQNRNINHPQHVENKMDEENYFQLESEINESIESGIWIYDSFLYISKNLRLYIYTKKFIDIYAYIDKYLYICGYVYEYDRIFLLDKNFNFYSFFLPITYLQYQKYIMGQDFIAADNIMKNIPESLYNKLSLFLEKMGYKNKALNICNDLEKKFELSLSIGNLQLCVDIINELERKENDSFVHNKYKKLGDTALVYNDIPMAIYCYKKTNDFSSLLIILSTLGDKIGIEELGQMCLNHQKFNIAFICYFLLHKINKCIHILLSNNNFAYAAFFSRVYKPSLLPTILKKWKEHLNKVYPNIPVNLLNPEENPEYFPDYDKAVECEKIFDKVNTIGSTKNYNTLKTLIDLNIVEEIKEIGYDKVEDIFIKQFNEELEKDIQNFDQNGKIFLTEESKNKNVNQKEDNKEINKENNKDDNKENNKEDNKEYNKEDDKEDDKEDDKEDDKFCKMEDTELLSNIQIQEDNKNINSYSINSNQSMDEELL